The genomic region atatatatatatatatatatatataaataaataaataaattctacgtgtatatttatgtaatcttttaacataattaagtcattttattaattataatttgagggaccagccggacaacccaggcagcaagtccagagaattgaattgGCAAGTCCTATGTttatccctgtaactttccaaaagaccataaaacctggacatggggagggggggggggggggtattattgtacttgggagacttcgctgatgcACAAATATGCGTgttataaaacagtaaaacttatcacgacgataatatcaccagtaaaagtacaatttttgtgtaaaaaaaaaccaaatatgaacgctaactttggctagtgtttggtgactaagtagctactaaaaaacactgggcataccccattttgaataccatggattgtctactttttcaaatgttatgccatggtggggttaattttcatttctgggctgccatattgtctcaaaggcaaagtaaccaatctggcgaatttcaatttcccagtccggccctgattacccccatcatggcataccatttgcaaaaatagacaacccaaggtattcaaaatgggatatgtccatgCTGAAGTGCCCTACACAGCCCACAGAACCCGTAGAGCGGGGACCTGCCCAAACACGAGCTCCCTAGACATGTCCAATCAGCAGCACAGGCGAAACCCACACACAGGGGTCATTGGGAACCGCAGATCTGGGCCACTAAACGGTCCTGAGATATCACTTGCAGGGGTCAGACCGGGCCTCCCCATCCCCGGGACGGGGCCAGCACGCGCCCGGACTCTGGCCGGTTAGAGGCACACGCCACGACCCACCCAGACGGCCTGACCAAGGGACCAATCAACTGACCAACCAAACACTCAACACGCCCCCACCACACGCTTGCCAGACGTAGACAAACGGTAGGGAACCACGAGCACCCAGCCAAAGGGACTGCAACATCCACCGAACAACAGCAGGCCTCACACCCACGGACATAGTCCCGACCAGGGCACCACGGGGGTCCCTTGCCCCTCCACCAGGGACGGTGGCCCACGGGTGCCCGGGGCGGGACAAAGCGAGACCTTGGCTGCACGGCGCAGGGATGCACACATATATAGGGACCTGACCATGCCCTCCGATGGCCACTAGCACGCTAAGGCGTATGACACCCCTATTAGACCATGGAGATGACAGGGAGGGGGCGACCCACCAACCGAAGGGACTCGACTGACACATCAGCCTAAGCACAAAAGTCAAACCTAGCACCCCCAGCAGCATGACTAGCGACCGAAGCCCAGGCATCAATAAGGCAGAAGACGGGCAAGGGGAACCGCAAAGCAACGAAAAGAGCAGCAGCAGACTAAGGATGTCAAACACGCACAGACACATGCAAAGCGGGGCCGGATGGACACAACAACACGCACCAGGCACCTCAAGACCACCCAACATCACACGGTACACACAACTAAACACACACCACTCCTGGTGACGAGCTGGTTGCTCGTGTATGTTATGAAGTCTATTATTATGAAAACTAGGTTCTTTGTTTATGTTACTAAAGCTACGAATGTAAATGTATCAATGATGTTACCAACATGTTGCACATGCTATGTTGACAAATTGCCACTGTAAGACCTACTGGCTCAGCACCACCACAAAAGACGCCATTACCCCCCAGTGATGGAGAGGGGAAGGCGGAtgactaccacaaccagaggccGCTACTTTATAGCTCCTCCCCGCGACCCTCCCACCCctcctgtcctccctcccccccctccttccctccctcccctccttccctccctcccctccttccctccctcccctccttccctccctccccctccttccttccctccctccccctccctccctccctccccctccctccctccctccctccccctccctccctccctccctctccctccctccctccctccctccccctccctccctccctccctccccctccctccctccctccctccctccctctccctccctctccctccccctccttccctccctccccctccccctccttccctccctccctccccctccccctccctccctccctccctccccctccgcccctccccctccctctccctccctcccctcccctccccaaactTTCCCCATAAagaatgggacgagacagggctgccccctctcacccttAATCTTCGCAATCTCACTAGAACCACTATTACAGGCCATACGCAATCACCCGGAGATCCGAGGCATCCACATCAGACAAGAGAAGTATGCAGTGGCAGCGTATGCGGACGACGTCCTTTTGACCCTCGAGGACCCGATACCATCCCTACACGCCACGCTGGAAGTGATAGCCGAATACTCTAGCTTCTCAGGGTACAAATTCAACCAGGCGAAATCCATCCTCATCCCGATGGCGATGGACCCACGACAAATCCAGCTCCTGCGAAATTCGTTCCCCTTCCAAATCTCCACGTCTCACCTCACATACCTGGGCACCCGACTGTCCCCTAACCTGCAAAACACGTACAATTTGAACTACAAACCACTCCTAAATACAGCCCACCAGGACCTCCAACGCTGGGACAACCTCGGGATCTCCTGGTTGGGCAGAGTCACAACACTcaaaattaacttactaccaCGCTTCCTATATCTTTTTCAAACACTACCCATCCCCATACAGAAGAAAGACTTTAAAGATCTTCAGGCCGCCATTGACAAATTTATATGGAGGGGCAAACGACCACGCATTCGCAGGTCAACCATGTACGTCCCCAAAATTAGCGGGGGCCTCAGGCTACCCAACTTCCAACAATACTACAATGCGGCACAACTTGCCCACATCCAACACTGGCACGCTCCCCCGAGCACCAAAAGATGGGTGGACCTAGAGCACGATGTCATGGGATGGGACCTACCATCATCCTACATGTGGGTGCCCCTCGCGCAtcgtcccctccccccacccacctccCCGGCAATCACTCACACGCTAGCTCTTTGGGATAAACTCAACCCGAAGTCCTCCTTCATCTCCCCAGTAACACCTATCTACCGGAACAAACTTTTCCCACCAGGGATGGTGGCAAAACACTTTCGCGCATTTGATCAAAGGGACATCTCCAGATTTCAGCACCTATATCACCAGGGAGAAATCATAGCCTACAAAGACCTACCGGATTGCGAGTCACTTACAACTGCAGACTACTTTTGCTACATTCAGCTTAGAGACCTAGCGAGACAACCAATGGTCAAGCAAGCGGGGACTTCGCCACCGACACCATTTGAGAAAAGATGCTTCGACGCACCCCTACACTCAGGACAAATCTCCAGCCTCTACACAACTCTGACAACGCATACTTCACTGATCCCCGCAGACAGTAGGCCCACATTCCGGGCCCCTCCCCCCTCGAACAAACAACCGAAACCCAACACAGGAAGAGAGGGAACAAACAAAAGGGAGAGCAGCAAAGCCCACCAAACTTCGACACCAGCCTCCCcccccttttaattttttttttatttttttttccctctctcccctcttcctCTCTACTGTACCCCCTCTCCTCTCAATCTCAATAGAAAAGGGAAGAGATATCGCTAAAAACGAACAAGCAAAACCGTCAGAGTACGAGACTATGCATCCCAGTTTACCCCCACCTGGTTAAAAAAGAAATAGGTACATAAGACACCTAGATTGGACAAGGTTGTTATTAAGACACCATAGCAACAGCATTACCACTATGAGCAACGCATTAGCGATAAGAAACCTGCTATTATCGATGTAACACCAAATCCATGATCTGTATGCCTCAATATCTATGTAACTttggaaaaattaaaaataaagaatttataaaaaaaaaaaatggtatatgtccagtcttttttagtgtccacttaattaattaaaattagcgttcttatttgttttttgcatttttcaaataaAACTGCACCTTCACTGGTGATATAATTATCATATGCTTTACAGTTTTACAAACAATCATGTCTGTGTTAAATCTCTTGAGTACAAAAGTAcccttcatgtacaggttttatggtgttttggaaagttgcagggttatatatagggcttgcaaaattAATTCCCTGGATTTTCTGCACTTTGTGTAGGGTGGCATGGTACGGCCaaacggtgttaaggggttaataaatatgcTAATCGCTTGTTTACACTAGGTGGGAATGTCTGACGCAAGTGTTGCTTAGGGATTATTAGGCCTAGGATAAAACCAAGACAGTTCTCTGCAATAATAAttatgaaacaaaataaaaccttCAAGGTCTTAGACCAAAAACAAGAGCACATGGAACATAAAACAATAAATTCATAGAATTGTTCTCTTGAAAGaacaaataatataatttataatagGTTCATATATGTATATTGATATACAGTATTGCATAGTACAGTATATCTGTAATAAATAAGCAATGTTTATTAGTTAAATATGTTGTATGCTTTACCCTTGTAGTCACCTGGGTAAAAGTTAGAAGATATAGTAGTTGCAGGTTAAAGTTAATATGAATATAAGTCACTAAAAAGATATTCACAATTCTATTGAATAATTCAAATGTGATATTTTCAATCAATACTGTCTCAGATGTTTTTATTGTACTCAATGACCGGTCTTTTCTCTCTGTACTCTCTTTATACATTATTAGTTTTGACAGCTAAACTTCCAAATTTGGCCGATTTTATTCACTATTCTGTTTTCTGATTCATAATGAACACAAGTGACTTAATCCTTTTCTGAGAATTAATTGCATGTTTTTAGTGATCACTTTGACCCCTTCCAATTCTTAGTTGGAAGGAACTCTCCTTCTGTGAGGAGTGCTGCTTATTGAAACCAGAGCTGTATGTGTAATAAGTGTCCAAGTCCAAGCACAATGctatgtgccctaaaaatacattgcACTCTCATTTATACAAATCGCATGGCAATAGATCATTAGATGTGATTTGAAaatattcttgttttgtttttttaaaattcatttgATATTGTGATTTTGAATGTATGGACCTCATTcaatgttcattatttttttttatttttttttttaaatcagcctaTAGACATACAggcatttttattattctatCCCTTAacacagaggtaggcaacctacggcactagtgccatgcacggcactcaaggtgtctttgcacggcactcaaggctgctagagacaaataggctctggcctatcaggagtcccagtaaaacttcagatatctgctaatccgaaaaggtggtaaaggacaatcctcaatttatgcattgcagcacgtagaggaagtgatctcagatcacttcctcacagcacttgtgaataggaatccacactgtagtagagcagctcgcagttactgttgcagctcctgtccttgacctgtacctggccggcctggtcctcactggaacccagggaagccacccacactgctagatgtacacaggaatgcagaatcctgcattcctgtgtaacccctcatacaaatagtacggacagcccacacacaaacatacacacaatccccacaaatgcaacaccactaacaatccacatacatgcacacaaccccacatgcagtctctcacatgcaatacctcaatcagcccccacacacactaccaaacacacaatgtgacatatccattcacacaattccacaagcagccctcatacacaactcacattcatatgtatcatacacaataccataaactactcatgaacatatacaatataatagctaatatacgcagggccgtctttaacgtggggcaaactgggcagctgcactatttctaacccccggccggtaatccgcacactaaggaggcccaccgggtggcccgtgcacaaagggccacccagtgggcttctgtcagcagggtcccggtggcgcactgaggcgctttaacagcacaagcgggccccttgctttttggcaacaggctgggaggaagtgacggccatgcatcacttcctcccacaaagagaggagcgcgcgggaaagaagagtaggcagagtggaggggggctggccgagaaaGCCAGaccccaacaccttcagccaccagcaggaaaggtaggaaactggagggtgggtttaaaagtgtaatttttgtgtgtgtcagtatatctgtgtgtgtgtatgtctgtgtcagtatgtctgtcagtgtgtgtgttagtctgtcagtgtgtgtgttagtatgtctgtgtgtgtgttagtatgtctgtgtgtgtcagtatgtgtgtgtcggtatatctgtgtgtgtcagtatgtcagtgtgtgtgtgtgtcagcatgcctgtgtcagtatgtctgtctgtgtgtgtgtgtgtcagtatatctgtgtgtgtgtcagtatatcagtttgtgtgtgtcagcatgtctgtatgtgtgtgtgtgttagtatgtctgtgtgtgtgtgtgtgtcaataaatctgtgtcagtatatctgtgtgtgtgtgtgtgtttccgtgtgtatatatatctgtgtgcgtgtatatgtgcatacatctcagcattcacacactaatactacacacaaatacacccctgcattcaaatttcaacactacgtacaaacacatgtctgtgttacacaccaaaattatatgtaaatacacccctgcattcaaaaaccaacactacacaaatacatgcttgcagtgatgccaacaccacatacaaacatattccatacaaaaacctgtttacattcaaacacacaaaaaacgcttagtgctaagacctggaaacatgggtaaatggtagagccccagctgtcaatgcattactggagttgcacaacagatggggatctaccttttaatcactcatgcaacagggaggcccaaaaaaattcttgcacctctctactttaggtccgccactgcgttgaggtggaggacgtgattgcacgcctggggaggggggatagggtccagggggccccaaacaaatgctttgcccagggtccagtcaatattaaagacggccctgcatatacgcacaaatacaacgatacaaagcaattacagtaaaaataacacaagcaggatacggcagcatacacacctcatttaaaaaaaaaataggaccggcacgctacgggacatcacaatcctatatcggcacagtgctgctaaaaggttgcctacccctgccttaaCATATGCAATAAAAAACAATTGACCCCATACAAATGCATACAATTAACCAGGTTAATGCTGTAatacccctcccacaactacaggccacagCCATATGCCTCTGCCGATCGCTTGGCCCACCCTCCGCTCCCTTCATTACATCTTCAACCTGATGGGCCCTTTTTATTTTCATGCCTACCCGCCCGTCGtctttggcacaccacaacctacTTACTCatcatgtgtatgtatatgtgtgtgtagattgTAGATTTAGAGCAGGTTTAGAAGTGTAATAAAGTGGTTGGGCTGCCATAACACCCTCCCCCATCCCATTTCAACCCTGCAGCTGTACAGAAATGTTTTCATTGCTGGGTTAGGGGATACTGAAGGAACAGCCGAGTAACCCTGTACTATTTCTATCAGATGATCTCAGAGAGACCATCTGACTGATGCAGCACGCATTTTGCTACTCCATCCGTACTTAcctttcaatgatttcctatggattGGATTGGCTGCAATCATCAATCTCAATGATCTCTGCCAAAGAGGCGGAGCAGCATGCTGGAGACCAGTGCTGCAGtgcagaaaaggtaagtaataactcacgtttattttttttttgcttttcatggtAGTAGGAGACTGCAGCAATTGCAGATCTGAAACCTGTATAGAAATTAGAGAATCTTATACTAAAATTAATAACAATAGGGAGTTAGAAAATGCTACTAACTACTATTTCCTTATCTACATATGAgtgggtttaaaaaacaaaacaaaacaaaaaacacgttGAGTCCCCAATTAAAACTATGAAAACGAACACATGCTTCATCCACCCAGACGGGAAGTAAAACTAGATTAAGATATTTAGCCTTCTGTCATATGCAGTGATGTATGTTGTGTTAAATAACACGTGGAAATATGCCAGTATATTTATCTTTTATAGAAAAGGTAATGCTTCTAACATAACAATTTGGTGCTGGAAAATGCTAATTGACTTGCATATATGTAAATTAAAAATtgaagagattaaaaaaaatatatcacgtTGATTCACTAAGTGGAGTAAGTAACGTCACTGCTGCTAAAGTCACACTTTGAAGCTAGTTCCATGATATTTACTGTTGTGCACCTGAGGCTGATTTCTGAGCAGAAATGATCTCAGCCAGCTGATCTATTTTCCTATTAAGTGATAAAATAGCAGGCAGGAGCCTGGaaatattaactatatataaaGGCACTTTGTACCGATTTGTAGCTATAAATagtaaaaacagcaaaaaaacaaccaTGCTAAGGTCTATAAGAATATCTGTAAGATGCTGTACAATAATTTCCCACATCTCAGATCCAGATGTGCAACTGAATCGGGCGCTAATATACTACACCACACTAAGTTATCAAAGTATACAAAAACTATCGACACCCCACATTGTTGTCAGAACACTCCCCACCTTCTACTGCTCACTGACTCCGTAAAGTCAAGTGGAAAAAATATGATCCATGGAAAAGCTAGTTTCATCTAGTTTCACAAGTCTGCTGCTGCTaactctgcccctgatccgcctgcttggctgacatcatcagaagttttgatcaaagccaatcacaatgctttcccataagaaagtttgaaattcactttgtagttctgacaaaaacaaaatatattacagGTTGTGTGAAAATATTTAGGTGGAAAAAAGGAATgacattaatctttttttttttttctttcctttagaAAGAATATGTATAACATCTTTGTATACGGAACCCTTAAGAAGGGACAGCCAAATCATCACGTCATGACAGATGCTAATCTTGGAAACGCCATTTATAAAGGCACTGGGAAAACCATAGAAAAATATCCTCTTGTGATTGCACAGGAAGACAATATTCCATTTTTGCTCAATTTCCCAGGAAAAGGGCATCATATTGCCGGAGAGATCTATTCTATTGATGGCAAGCTGCTGAAATTCCTTGATGAGTTTGAAAGTTGTCCAGACATGTACCAACGCAATTTTGAGAGGATTGAAATAGTGCAGTGGGAGGACGATTCTGATTCACCAGAAGACAGAGCAGAAGCTAACGGCATCATAGAGTGTTTTATctacagcaccacaacataccaGCCAGAGTGGCTCAATCTACCTTGCCATGAATCCTATGATTCTTTTGGGACTCATGGCCTGGTCTACAGTAACCGATGAATTATGATGTAGAGTCTATAAAAGGACTTATGAGTAGAAGATAAACACAAGCATAAAGGCAACTGATTAAATTTACAAACGTACAAATCTCAAATGCGTACATTGGAATATAGTTTTTGAACCAAAAGTATCTCTCTTATACATGTAACTCTATGGATTAAGTCTACTAGCTCATACTGGCAGTGGGCATTGGTGCTGATGGGTGGTACCACAATGAATCTGGTCAGTTATTTACATTCTCTTAGCAAATAATACAAGTTTTAAATAACTGATATATGGATGTaacaaatttaaaagtaaaatgGATCCCTGGAAAATCAAGGCAACTACTAACCCACTTTAAACTTAAAAATACCACTGGTTGGCCTCATACTCtttttgtttgaatttttttatattctataaaAATAGGTCAGGTTTCACTGAAAGATACTTTGTAGCAAGGATCAGGTAGTGGGcattataaccatttcatcttattgaagtggttacaaTGCCTGGAATAACCTggcactgtccttccattcatTGATATCCCTCCATTCAGTTTTACAGTGCCAGTGAATCCCTGGCCACCAAAAGCCTGGCCCCTACTGGAGGCATGGCTGAAGCAGCTAAACTCTCACTCTCCGTAAATCccagccacccattgctgctcagttgaatgcttcctcattagcctgagcagcacagagtggatgggctgctggggactttCTTTTCATATTAAAACCACTTTAACACTCTGCAAAGCTGTACTCTGCACAGGGGGAACACTATTTCCTCACACACATTATCCTTAAGCATTGCCCCCTTCTGCAACATTCTCACACTTTTGCCCCACATACGATAAGTCTCATCCTAGGATACCAGCATATCGCAGTGATTGGATCATAATTGCCACCTGTGAATAAGCTAGAATAAGGATGAACTTGTATAAACATTATCTATCTCTTCCCTCTCTGTTTTCACATCTGATGCACGAGTATCACAGTAACATGTGAGCCTGCCATCCGCTACGCATGAAATAGATAGAAATTACTGATAACAGAATTCGGCCTACCTCGGGACGGGGTTAGCTGCACAATAGGTTACAGTTCAGACACCTGAAACCATTATTTGTAATTTAGATGTTCTTGTACAAGGATACATTAAGCCATGTTAACCTGTGTAGCTCTAATGTATATGTCAAAGAAATGATTAAAGATGAAAAGACATAAAGGTTTATTAGACCACCAATTTTCATACCCTTGTAACATGTACGCAAGCCATTTGTGGATGACTGGGTAAATGTCGTGTTTATATACCGTGCACAGTTTCttttaaatagaaaaacaaattaaaattgaaaaaaacaaaaaaacactttaaccCTGAATGGAAGCcattacagtgtccttttaaacattATGTGAACATATATTTTTGACAATCACTCTGTTTTACAAGGTGTGTTTTTGGATACAGTAACCtttttaaagtgtgtgtatatatatatatatatatatatatatatatatatatatatatatatatatatatatatatactgtaagcttgtttgagcagggtcctcttcaacctattgttcctgtaagatttcttgtaattgtcctatttattgttaaatccctcttttataatattgtaaaacgctatggaatctgttggcattatataaatgccaataataatatagATGTACACTTCGTCCATTTCCTTGTAGCCATCTAAAAATTCTCACTTCATGACGCAAAACTGCAACAAATGTTTTGCTTCAAACTGCTAATACATCATGGCAACTGCTACCTTCAATAACCTTTATATACGCAGGTAGGCTTTATCTCTAATAGGGAGAATCTTAACAACAGCTTACTAGTAGTTCCTATGCTCAAAACAACAAAGCACCTAATGTAAGGGAGCAAACGTGAAAGGTGTAATTGAAACaagttaaaatgtatcaataaaaacCAATAGCCTCTAAATTACAAGGGTTGTATGGTATAGAAACATACATTATCCTGCAAGAGGTAGATTGTTTATCAGCCAGAATGGCGCACGAAAAGCCCATAATAAAGATGTTAGATGTTCTGTATAAGCACTTTGCATTATTGGAGGTTAAAGCACCGCTAATCCACTTTCATGTGAGTGAGTGATGTCGGCAGCCATTTGTAAAAATCACTGCCCCTATACAGGGTGGAGACGCATCACACGAGAAGTTGACAAGAACTTATTtgtcaaacaaacaataaaaatgcaCACATATAAATTTTCtcctttatatacatatatacccaCAACTTTTCTCCCTTTCACATATACACCAAGGCGGGCACTGGTCCTTGTGGACACAGAGAAGAAAGCTTATGACTGTTTCTACATCTACTTTATTCTTAATAGTTAATAAAAGATGCCTTGCATAAAGAATGTATCATATTGCAAATGTGTAGCCACATGGtccaagagtttttttttttgtttttttttaactgtgactCTACTGTTccctatttatatttacataaagaGCCGCTGCATCCTAGTTGGCTACACACTGAGTTTAAAAGGGGACGAGCAGGATGGGATAGAAAGATGccttactttgtctcagtatatctcttgaccaGTTAAATGCCAAAAAGGTTAAGAGTGAAAGTGGTGGTCCATTGGAAAGTGAGATGGGTGAGTTAATCAAGGAGGATCAGGACAATGCCgaaattttaaataatatttttcttcagtatatagggtcagtacaaactgctatgtgctaacctgtttattagcaggaatatacaacagccAAGTAGTCACCCATTGAGTCTGGAAGACAGGCGCTTtcgcttacagcagaggaaaggttCCTATACAGGAAGAACAATAAAGACggaaattctctgcctaaagaggttgtgtTACCAGATTTcacagataataaataaaaaaaagcttgaatttttttatttttttgcataaacagaatattaaagggTATTGATATGTTGATAATGGGTTATTGATCCATGGAGAAATCTGAGTGTCaatatggagtcaagaaggattttattaaaggacacggaggcgagtattaggcttttctctttcttttattcctcagcatcaaagaaaggatattggtattttaatatagcaataacaaaacaaaaataccctttagggttaaccatataacatTCCAGATATCTCAACCAATGGGATCATTCCTTGTACTATGTCCCCTCATGTGACCTAagccactccctctttctttgatgctgcctcagctaagtaccacCATATTTTCTACTCTGACAAAATTTGATATATATTGCagtatttttgcatttattttgtatttatttctgaTGTTCGTTATGTTAtgattttaactgtgtgtttTTATCCGTTCATCCAGTGCTGAGTACTTGCCCCTCCCCTGGGGCAAGCCCCCACTCGGCACTGCCGCACGGGTTGTTTATAACCCGGTTTTTCTGTCagctccccctcacctccccaccTTCCTCCGTTCTCCCCTCCACTTCGTTGCTCTTAACGAGCAAACCAGCCGCCCGACGGATCGCGGCCAATAATTCCGCTGATTCGGccgcccgcgcatgcgcagtgcgtTCCCGCgcatcgcggcggccatcttgtgattGGCGGATTTGCCGCCTTTTTTCACCCGGCGCTCGCGTCCCTCGTTAAGGGAGGGGCACGAGC from Pelobates fuscus isolate aPelFus1 chromosome 1, aPelFus1.pri, whole genome shotgun sequence harbors:
- the GGACT gene encoding gamma-glutamylaminecyclotransferase; its protein translation is MYNIFVYGTLKKGQPNHHVMTDANLGNAIYKGTGKTIEKYPLVIAQEDNIPFLLNFPGKGHHIAGEIYSIDGKLLKFLDEFESCPDMYQRNFERIEIVQWEDDSDSPEDRAEANGIIECFIYSTTTYQPEWLNLPCHESYDSFGTHGLVYSNR